The Hemiscyllium ocellatum isolate sHemOce1 chromosome 19, sHemOce1.pat.X.cur, whole genome shotgun sequence genome has a segment encoding these proteins:
- the LOC132824809 gene encoding lactosylceramide 4-alpha-galactosyltransferase-like — MVRKVSHFHSKLSDEEQQQQQNFIKRYLVLKNKAKNNCWCKLWICSLILLKLISLTLLLYYRGGAQSLTVKYRLSNDIKCPSIDFNYDSDGDSQTHDNTTIFFVEVSDRTNPTFLSLCSLESAARSHPQAKIAFYMKGLSATKVKTFGISLLNCFPNIEIRPLDLKNLFVDTPLSSWYSSLHQWWQPYLIPTIADACRLVLLWKYGGIYLDTDIIVLKNLLNLTNSLGREEQYLLNTAFLSFDRGHDFIGNCLKNFVEHFNGWIWGHQGPQLVTRVLKKWCQKKSIAKIQQCKGVRMLPPEAFYPVRWQDWKKYFEVMSKSEVQKLLKNSYAVHIWNKMSHGTSFPMGSKVMIDQLSSVYCPISYKIMSWQET; from the coding sequence ATGGTTAGAAAAGTGAGCCATTTTCATTCAAAGTTGTCTGATGaagaacagcagcagcagcaaaatttCATTAAGAGATATTTAGTACTGAAGAATAAAGCAAAGAATAATTGCTGGTGTAAGTTATGGATATGTAGTTTGATATTACTAAAGTTGATATCATTGACATTATTGCTGTACTACAGAGGTGGTGCCCAAAGTCTAACTGTGAAATACAGGTTATCCAATGACATCAAATGTCCATCCATTGACTTCAATTACGATAGCGATGGTGACTCCCAAACTCATGATAACACAACTATTTTCTTTGTGGAGGTCTCTGACCGAACTAACCCCACATTTTTGTCCTTGTGTTCTTTGGAATCTGCAGCAAGATCTCATCCCCAGGCCAAGATTGCCTTTTACATGAAAGGTCTTTCTGCTACAAAAGTTAAAACCTTTGGGATTTCCTTGTTGAACTGTTTTCCTAATATTGAGATCAGGCCATTAGATCTGAAAAATCTTTTTGTGGACACTCCATTGTCTTCATGGTATTCCAGCCTGCATCAATGGTGGCAACCTTATCTAATACCAACTATCGCTGATGCCTGCAGACTTGTCCTTCTGTGGAAATACGGTGGGATTTACTTAGACACTGACATTATTGTTCTGAAAAATCTGCTTAATCTCACCAACAGCCTTGGCAGAGAAGAACAGTATTTACTGAATACGGCTTTTTTGTCCTTTGATCGGGGCCATGATTTCATTGGAAACTGCTTGAAGAATTTTGTTGAACACTTCAATGGATGGATCTGGGGCCACCAAGGACCCCAGTTAGTAACCCGTGTTCTTAAAAAGTGGTGTCAAAAGAAGAGCATAGCCAAGATTCAACAGTGCAAAGGTGTAAGGATGTTACCTCCTGAAGCATTCTATCCAGTTCGTTGGCAGGACTGGAAAAAATACTTTGAGGTCATGAGCAAGTCTGAAGTTCAGAAGTTACTGAAGAATTCTTACGCCGTACACATATGGAATAAAATGAGTCATGGAACCTCATTTCCGATGGGGTCGAAAGTGATGATTGACCAACTGAGTTCAGTTTACTGTCCTATCTCGTATAAAATAatgagctggcaggaaacatag